The Sporomusa termitida genome has a window encoding:
- the thiC gene encoding phosphomethylpyrimidine synthase ThiC, with protein MMYTTQMDAAKRGILTDQLRIVAREEQLEPELLRALVASGRVVIPANRHHTSLHPMGVGEKLRTKINVNLGVSKDCYDIELELQKARKAIELKAEAIMDLSCYGKTREFRRRLIETSPVMIGTVPMYDAVGMLDKDLKDISVDEFFSVVERHAEDGVDFMTIHCGMNLKTAARVKQNKRLTNIVSRGGSLLFAWMELNNRENPFYEYYDRLLDICEQYDVTLSLGDACRPGSIQDATDAAQIEELITLGELTKRAWARNVQVMIEGPGHMAINEIAANMLLEKRLCHGAPFYVLGPLVTDIAPGYDHITSAIGGAIAAANGADFLCYVTPAEHLRLPNLDDMKEGIIASRIAAHAADIAKGIPGARTWDNQMSAARADVDFPRMIELAIDPEKAGRYRAESQPECEDTCTMCGKMCPMKNMKKILNGEDLSIA; from the coding sequence ATTATGTACACAACTCAAATGGATGCCGCCAAACGGGGCATCCTCACCGACCAGCTGCGTATTGTAGCCCGGGAGGAACAGCTTGAGCCCGAGCTGCTGCGTGCATTAGTGGCAAGCGGCAGGGTTGTTATCCCTGCAAACCGTCATCATACCAGCCTTCATCCCATGGGCGTCGGCGAAAAACTCCGCACGAAAATCAATGTCAACCTCGGGGTTTCCAAAGACTGTTATGATATTGAGCTTGAATTGCAAAAAGCTCGAAAAGCCATTGAATTGAAGGCCGAAGCCATCATGGACCTAAGCTGTTATGGCAAAACCCGCGAATTCCGGCGCCGGCTGATAGAAACCTCGCCGGTCATGATCGGCACTGTACCGATGTATGACGCTGTCGGCATGCTTGACAAAGATTTAAAAGATATTTCTGTCGATGAATTCTTTTCCGTTGTTGAACGTCATGCTGAAGATGGTGTGGATTTTATGACAATCCACTGTGGTATGAACCTGAAAACAGCCGCACGGGTGAAACAGAACAAACGGCTGACCAATATTGTTTCCCGCGGCGGTTCATTACTGTTTGCCTGGATGGAGCTTAACAACCGGGAGAATCCCTTCTATGAGTATTATGACCGCCTGCTGGATATCTGCGAGCAATATGATGTCACTTTGAGCCTGGGGGACGCCTGCCGGCCCGGTTCCATCCAGGATGCAACCGATGCTGCCCAGATTGAAGAGCTTATTACCCTTGGTGAATTAACCAAGCGCGCCTGGGCCCGGAATGTGCAGGTGATGATTGAAGGCCCCGGGCATATGGCTATTAATGAAATTGCCGCCAATATGCTGTTGGAAAAAAGGCTCTGTCATGGCGCCCCCTTTTATGTTTTGGGTCCGCTGGTCACTGATATTGCTCCCGGTTACGATCATATCACCAGTGCAATTGGCGGCGCAATCGCCGCTGCCAATGGGGCAGACTTCCTTTGCTACGTAACACCGGCCGAGCACCTGCGCCTACCCAATTTGGATGACATGAAAGAAGGGATTATTGCCTCCCGGATAGCTGCTCACGCCGCCGATATCGCTAAAGGAATTCCCGGTGCCCGCACCTGGGATAATCAGATGAGCGCCGCCCGGGCTGATGTAGACTTCCCCCGGATGATTGAACTGGCTATCGACCCGGAAAAAGCCGGCAGATACCGGGCGGAGTCACAACCGGAGTGTGAAGATACCTGTACAATGTGCGGCAAAATGTGCCCCATGAAAAATATGAAAAAAATCCTTAACGGGGAAGACCTGAGCATCGCCTAA
- a CDS encoding ATP-binding protein, translating into MGWLVRILESIKHEIITGTVCGLDMEGEPASYVRIPRDTFAEELSQLTEALIESVQSNTFTPLTVHISWMCKLRLEQGVRLSDIMAFFDLYETAVKDAMSIYLQEDLVSLNRYRREIDSLLDRVRVFVSEYFFALYEETVYEQFEQLRTINEITAYLTSSLDLNEVLDFIAVSSIRLFKADCGSILLIDKNGTLHAPVTAGWHDAGSSAVIADTIAYSTAVMEWNYEDLLSDHMHNTFKNENLSQVKAIKLYLQELTIGVLIIGYRSHRRTTPVDQKLLETFANHAAIAVHNAQLYGDADFKLQQRIQEVTVILEQKRAIMHCMREGVIAINADGYIDLANHEAKRLLGRDDNIIGRHIRDIIPNSRLPVVLKNRQAEYDQEQEVGSKVIITNRVPLLVGGAVIGAIATFRDKQDVKILAEELVGLKSLLESMRAQSHEFANKLHAISGLIQMKQYDKVVELITLMYKSQQDLVSSIVKRIKDQATAGLLIGKISQSSEQGISLRLNPRSKLGDLPPAFSSLSMVTVLGNLISNAMEAVAQLPVERRVIDVYVFEGKQHLNIKVSDLGKGIPEPYKRKIYQRGFSTKQGNRGVGLALVKQEVKICGGKITVNSRENEGTTFWIKIPVG; encoded by the coding sequence ATGGGGTGGCTGGTGCGGATACTCGAATCCATTAAACATGAGATCATTACAGGCACGGTTTGTGGCCTGGATATGGAGGGGGAACCGGCTTCTTATGTCAGAATACCAAGAGATACCTTTGCTGAAGAGCTTAGTCAGCTGACTGAAGCCCTCATAGAATCTGTGCAGAGTAATACTTTTACCCCCCTCACGGTCCATATCAGCTGGATGTGCAAGCTGCGGCTGGAGCAGGGTGTCAGGTTGTCTGATATTATGGCTTTTTTTGATTTATATGAAACCGCTGTTAAAGACGCTATGTCAATTTATCTGCAAGAGGATCTGGTCAGCCTGAACAGGTACCGCCGGGAGATTGATTCTTTGCTGGACCGGGTCCGGGTTTTTGTTTCGGAGTATTTTTTTGCGCTGTATGAAGAAACGGTGTATGAGCAGTTTGAGCAGTTAAGAACAATTAACGAAATTACGGCTTACCTTACTTCTTCGCTTGATCTGAATGAGGTCCTGGACTTTATTGCCGTCAGCTCAATCCGCTTATTTAAGGCGGACTGCGGCAGCATTTTGCTTATTGATAAAAACGGCACCCTGCATGCGCCGGTTACGGCAGGCTGGCATGATGCCGGCTCGTCTGCCGTTATTGCCGACACTATTGCTTATTCAACAGCGGTTATGGAATGGAATTATGAAGACTTATTGTCAGACCATATGCATAATACCTTTAAAAACGAGAATCTTTCGCAAGTAAAGGCGATCAAACTCTATCTGCAGGAGCTGACGATTGGTGTTCTGATTATTGGGTACCGGTCACACCGGCGCACTACACCGGTTGACCAAAAACTACTGGAGACATTTGCCAATCATGCGGCTATCGCTGTTCACAACGCCCAATTATATGGTGATGCTGATTTTAAATTGCAGCAGCGAATCCAGGAAGTAACGGTCATTCTGGAGCAGAAGCGCGCGATTATGCATTGTATGCGGGAAGGTGTGATTGCCATTAATGCCGACGGCTACATCGACTTGGCTAATCATGAAGCCAAACGTCTGCTGGGCCGGGACGATAATATTATTGGCCGGCATATCCGTGATATTATTCCCAATTCCCGGTTGCCGGTCGTGCTGAAAAACCGGCAGGCAGAATATGACCAGGAGCAGGAGGTCGGTTCGAAGGTTATTATTACCAACAGGGTGCCGCTGCTGGTGGGCGGGGCAGTCATCGGCGCGATTGCGACCTTCCGGGACAAGCAGGATGTAAAAATACTGGCAGAGGAGCTGGTCGGGTTAAAAAGCCTGCTGGAATCCATGCGGGCCCAGTCGCACGAGTTTGCCAACAAGCTGCATGCTATATCAGGCTTGATTCAGATGAAACAGTATGATAAGGTAGTTGAACTTATCACACTGATGTATAAAAGTCAGCAGGATTTGGTTAGTTCTATTGTCAAGCGCATTAAGGACCAGGCAACAGCCGGGCTGCTTATCGGCAAAATCAGCCAGTCCAGCGAACAGGGGATTTCCTTGCGGCTTAACCCCCGCAGCAAACTGGGTGATCTACCGCCTGCTTTCAGCAGCCTGTCGATGGTGACCGTGCTGGGCAACTTAATCAGCAATGCGATGGAGGCGGTCGCGCAATTGCCTGTCGAACGGCGGGTGATTGATGTATACGTCTTTGAGGGCAAACAGCACCTGAATATTAAGGTAAGCGATTTGGGCAAAGGTATACCTGAACCTTATAAGAGAAAAATATATCAGCGTGGTTTTTCCACAAAACAAGGCAATCGGGGGGTTGGCTTAGCGCTGGTCAAGCAGGAAGTAAAGATTTGCGGCGGCAAGATTACTGTTAATTCACGGGAAAATGAAGGGACAACATTCTGGATAAAGATACCGGTAGGCTAA
- a CDS encoding pyruvate carboxylase has protein sequence MRKIQTVLVANRGEIAIRVIRACNELGIRTIAIYSKEDIFSLHRYKADEAYLIGEDKSPVDAYLDIESILRVARNRGVDAIHPGYGFLAENINLAKRCKEEGILFIGPDIEHLAMFGDKINARAQAVAAGLPVIPGSNGPVNSIEEVRDFARQYGYPFIIKAILGGGGRGMRIVRTAAALEESYMRAKSEAKASFGDDQIYLERLLEFPKHIEVQILGDRHGNIIHLYERDCSVQRRHQKVIEIAPSISLADELRHAICNAAVKLMKAVNYVSAGTVEFLVTPDEQFYFIEVNPRIQVEHTITEMITGIDIVQSQLYIADGARLSDENIGIPSQASITCNGHAIQCRVTTEDPANQFMPDTGKITAYRSGGGFGVRLDAGNAYAGSVITPYYDSLLVKVSTSGLTHKSAIAKMKRCLHEFRIRGIKSNIPFLYNVVNHPDFLSGHYYTTFIDTTPELFVFPIPQDRGTKLLKYLAETTVNGFEGLPKRAKPGFPPLRLPLTPPGPLPDGTKQILDQRGPDGLMAWVREQKEVLLTDTTLRDAHQSLLATRMRTYDMLKVISPTAHMLPNLFSLEMWGGATFDVAYRFLKEDPWQRLAELRKRTPNILLQMLLRGSNAVGYTSYPDNVIRAFVAHAAEAGIDVFRIFDSLNWLAGMTASIDAVRQSGKVAEVAICYAGDILDPARTKYDLNYYVNMAKDIEKAGAHMLCIKDMAGLLKPEAAYRLVSALKDTVEIPIHLHMHDTSGNAIYAYARAIDAGVDIVDTAVSSLSGMSSQPSGNSLYYALQGHSRQPVVDIGRMNELSHYWEDVRAYYKDFESSLFFPNPEVYQHEMPGGQYSNLRQQAKSLGLESQWDKVKEAYRQVNDMFGDIVKVTPSSKIVGDMALFMVENSLTEDAIYETGDTLDFPNSVVEFFSGQIGQPYQGFPKELQRIILKGKKPLTRRPGELLEPANFTEIRDTLAGTLQRPVTTADVLAYSLYPKVFSDWAGFINSYGEVAMLDTPTFFHGLKPREEIRVDIEEGKTLVVKFISFEEPLPDGTRVVNFELNGLPREVIVKDKNIKTVVISRIKAEKDNPNQLGASMTGKAVKVMVEKGDHVKKGDPLVVTEAMKMETTIQAPFDGIIKELYVKPQDPVETGDLLVELLKTVKA, from the coding sequence ATGAGAAAAATTCAGACAGTACTTGTTGCCAATCGCGGCGAAATTGCCATCAGGGTTATACGCGCTTGTAATGAGTTAGGAATACGCACAATCGCAATCTATTCCAAAGAAGATATCTTTTCCTTGCACCGCTATAAGGCCGATGAAGCCTATTTAATCGGCGAGGATAAAAGCCCGGTTGATGCCTACCTGGATATCGAAAGCATCCTGCGTGTTGCCCGAAACCGCGGTGTAGACGCCATTCACCCCGGCTACGGTTTTTTAGCGGAAAACATTAATCTGGCCAAACGCTGTAAAGAAGAAGGCATCCTCTTTATTGGCCCGGACATAGAACACTTAGCCATGTTTGGCGATAAAATAAATGCCCGGGCCCAGGCAGTGGCCGCAGGCCTGCCGGTAATCCCCGGCAGCAACGGCCCGGTAAACAGTATCGAAGAAGTCCGGGACTTTGCCCGGCAATATGGCTATCCCTTTATCATTAAGGCAATTTTAGGCGGCGGCGGCCGCGGAATGAGGATTGTCCGGACGGCCGCGGCGCTTGAAGAATCCTATATGCGCGCCAAATCGGAAGCCAAAGCCTCGTTTGGCGATGATCAGATTTACCTTGAGCGCCTGCTGGAGTTTCCCAAGCATATTGAGGTTCAGATCCTGGGGGACCGGCACGGCAATATCATTCATCTCTATGAGCGGGACTGTTCCGTGCAACGGCGCCATCAGAAAGTTATTGAGATCGCTCCCAGCATCTCCCTCGCCGACGAACTGCGCCATGCTATCTGCAATGCGGCCGTCAAGCTGATGAAAGCAGTTAATTATGTCAGTGCCGGCACGGTTGAGTTTTTGGTTACACCGGACGAGCAATTTTATTTTATCGAGGTTAATCCCCGTATCCAGGTAGAACACACGATTACCGAAATGATCACCGGCATTGACATCGTTCAGTCTCAGCTGTATATTGCCGACGGGGCCCGTTTGAGCGACGAGAATATCGGCATTCCCAGCCAGGCTTCCATAACCTGCAACGGCCATGCCATTCAGTGCCGGGTAACGACAGAAGATCCGGCGAACCAGTTTATGCCCGACACCGGCAAAATAACAGCCTACCGCAGCGGCGGCGGCTTTGGGGTACGCCTGGATGCCGGCAATGCCTATGCCGGCTCCGTTATCACCCCGTATTACGATTCACTGCTGGTCAAGGTCTCCACCTCGGGTCTCACCCATAAAAGCGCAATCGCGAAAATGAAGCGCTGCCTGCATGAGTTCCGCATCCGCGGCATCAAATCCAACATCCCTTTTCTCTATAATGTAGTCAATCATCCTGACTTTCTGAGCGGTCATTATTACACCACCTTTATCGATACCACCCCTGAACTCTTTGTCTTTCCTATCCCGCAGGACCGAGGGACTAAGCTGCTTAAGTACCTGGCCGAAACAACAGTTAACGGCTTTGAGGGACTGCCTAAGCGTGCCAAGCCTGGGTTCCCGCCGCTGAGACTGCCACTAACGCCCCCGGGCCCGCTGCCTGATGGCACCAAACAAATTCTGGATCAGCGCGGACCAGATGGGCTAATGGCCTGGGTTAGAGAACAAAAAGAGGTATTATTAACCGACACCACCCTGCGTGACGCCCACCAGTCGCTGCTTGCCACCCGGATGCGTACCTATGACATGCTGAAGGTTATTTCACCTACCGCCCATATGCTGCCAAATCTTTTTTCGCTGGAAATGTGGGGGGGAGCCACCTTTGATGTTGCCTACAGGTTTCTCAAGGAAGATCCCTGGCAGCGTCTGGCGGAGCTGAGAAAACGCACGCCTAATATTTTATTGCAAATGCTGCTGCGCGGCTCAAACGCGGTGGGTTATACCAGTTACCCCGACAATGTCATTCGCGCTTTTGTGGCTCACGCCGCCGAAGCCGGCATCGACGTATTCCGGATTTTTGACAGCCTCAACTGGCTGGCCGGTATGACGGCTTCCATTGACGCCGTGCGGCAGTCCGGCAAAGTGGCCGAAGTGGCGATCTGCTATGCCGGCGATATCCTGGACCCGGCCCGGACTAAATACGATTTAAACTACTATGTAAATATGGCCAAAGATATTGAAAAGGCCGGCGCGCATATGCTGTGCATCAAAGATATGGCCGGCTTACTAAAACCGGAGGCGGCCTACCGCTTAGTTTCCGCCCTGAAAGATACTGTGGAAATCCCGATTCACCTGCATATGCATGATACCAGCGGCAATGCCATTTATGCCTACGCCCGGGCCATTGACGCCGGCGTAGACATTGTCGACACGGCGGTCTCCTCGTTGTCCGGCATGTCGTCACAGCCAAGCGGCAACAGCCTGTATTACGCTTTACAGGGACATTCGCGGCAGCCTGTTGTCGATATCGGGAGAATGAATGAATTATCCCATTACTGGGAAGATGTCCGCGCCTATTACAAAGATTTTGAAAGCAGCCTCTTCTTTCCCAATCCGGAGGTGTACCAGCACGAAATGCCGGGCGGCCAGTATAGCAACCTGCGGCAGCAGGCCAAATCACTGGGCCTGGAAAGCCAGTGGGATAAGGTTAAAGAGGCCTACCGTCAGGTAAATGATATGTTTGGGGATATTGTGAAAGTAACCCCCTCCTCTAAAATCGTCGGTGACATGGCCTTGTTTATGGTGGAAAACAGCCTGACAGAGGATGCGATTTATGAAACAGGCGACACCCTGGATTTCCCTAACTCGGTTGTGGAATTCTTTTCCGGTCAAATCGGTCAGCCGTACCAGGGTTTCCCCAAAGAGCTGCAGCGCATCATCCTGAAAGGGAAGAAGCCGTTAACCAGGCGTCCTGGTGAATTGCTGGAACCGGCCAACTTTACTGAAATCAGGGATACCCTGGCAGGCACCCTGCAGCGTCCGGTTACCACTGCCGATGTGCTGGCTTATTCCCTGTATCCGAAAGTATTCTCCGACTGGGCCGGCTTTATCAATAGCTATGGGGAAGTAGCCATGCTCGATACACCCACCTTCTTCCACGGTTTAAAACCCAGAGAGGAAATCAGGGTCGATATTGAGGAAGGAAAAACGCTTGTCGTTAAGTTTATCTCGTTTGAGGAACCACTGCCGGACGGCACGCGGGTTGTTAATTTTGAACTCAACGGCTTACCCCGGGAAGTTATTGTCAAGGATAAGAATATTAAAACGGTTGTCATTTCCCGTATTAAAGCGGAAAAAGACAATCCTAATCAGCTTGGTGCCTCCATGACCGGGAAAGCGGTCAAAGTAATGGTCGAAAAAGGCGATCATGTAAAAAAAGGAGATCCCCTGGTCGTTACCGAAGCTATGAAAATGGAAACAACGATCCAGGCTCCTTTTGACGGCATCATCAAAGAACTGTACGTTAAACCGCAGGATCCTGTGGAAACAGGCGACCTGCTGGTCGAGCTGCTGAAAACGGTAAAAGCCTAA
- a CDS encoding response regulator transcription factor — protein MGIDIVIIEDDPMVLELHRQYISQVKGFRLVGQAANAADGYSIIRQINPQLVILDVYMPGDSGIELLRRVRAEGINIDVILVTAAHRSETIQQGMQCGVVDYIIKPFTFQRFKKALKSYQQYIDRIRNSQQLCQKDIDCLKGTSVKDSTPNSLEDLKENIPKGLDKATLELVLKSINMQAGYFTASEISRLVGISRVTVRRYLNYLYSCGWLKGILSYGPVGRPLHKYIKDEPFSI, from the coding sequence ATGGGAATCGATATTGTTATCATAGAGGATGACCCGATGGTGCTCGAACTTCACCGGCAATACATCAGCCAGGTGAAAGGATTTAGGTTAGTGGGACAAGCTGCCAATGCTGCGGACGGCTATAGCATTATCAGGCAGATTAATCCCCAATTAGTGATACTGGATGTTTATATGCCTGGCGACAGCGGCATTGAGCTGCTGCGCCGGGTGAGAGCCGAGGGGATTAATATTGACGTTATTCTGGTTACGGCAGCTCACCGCTCAGAAACCATTCAGCAGGGGATGCAGTGCGGTGTGGTGGATTATATTATCAAACCCTTTACTTTTCAGCGTTTTAAAAAAGCCCTGAAGAGTTACCAGCAATATATCGACAGGATAAGAAACAGCCAGCAGCTGTGTCAAAAAGATATCGACTGTTTGAAGGGTACGTCCGTCAAGGATAGTACCCCAAACAGTCTTGAGGATCTAAAAGAGAATATTCCTAAAGGTCTGGATAAAGCAACCCTGGAGTTGGTATTAAAGAGTATTAATATGCAGGCCGGCTACTTTACTGCCAGTGAAATATCCAGGCTGGTTGGGATATCACGCGTAACGGTCCGCCGCTACCTCAACTATCTGTACAGCTGTGGCTGGCTAAAG